TATCCCCAACTCTGGGCTGGCTGGCTGTGCGAAAATTGCTTTTTTCATCTTCTCAAGCAAGGGAAGACACTGTGTGCGGCGAGCATCCAAAGTGGCGTTTAAAAAGGCGGGCAAACGAACTCGTATTTTCAAAGCCCACGGCAAAGCAGACGTCGGTGACAGTGTGACAACGAGTGGCAAGGAGTTGTCGGGCATGATGGAGCCGGACAGTCGTCAAATATTGATGAGGCGTCTGGTGAAACACTTCGGCAAACAATCGTAAGAAATGATGACGCGACAGGCAGCCAGCCCCTGCTATATCGGTCAGCGAAATTGGTTCCGCATAGCAGGCTTCGATAAAATCGCGTGCTCGATAGAGTCGCTTGAATAACTCCAAACGGGTTGCGCGCCGAACCATTGGCAGCTTTTCAATTTCCTGCTGAATCTGGGTGTGTTGCCATAGCAACCGTTCGATCAAACAATGATACTGCTCATCCAGCCAGCTTTGGGGAAGGTCGTTGGTTTGAACCTTGTGACGAAGGCCGGATAAAACGGGTGAAATCAAAGCATCGGCCTGCCGTCGGTGCTGAAAAAAGGGTTCCGGATGCGGCAAGTGGGTGTTGTCCGGGTGGTCAACCAGCCAATCAGCCTGGTGGCGAAAAACGCTCAAGACTTCCTGA
The window above is part of the Acidobacteriota bacterium genome. Proteins encoded here:
- a CDS encoding helix-turn-helix transcriptional regulator, which produces MILRSFPGTDYQAPETQRILSLFGQETIIIHALTDQIAFSQHTAPLSIKTTFQGCELYEINGHPVVVDQDSYLVVNDEQPYASSIESTEIVESFCVFFRDDLAQEVLSVFRHQADWLVDHPDNTHLPHPEPFFQHRRQADALISPVLSGLRHKVQTNDLPQSWLDEQYHCLIERLLWQHTQIQQEIEKLPMVRRATRLELFKRLYRARDFIEACYAEPISLTDIAGAGCLSRHHFLRLFAEVFHQTPHQYLTTVRLHHARQLLATRCHTVTDVCFAVGFENTSSFARLFKRHFGCSPHTVSSLA